Sequence from the Nitrosopumilus maritimus SCM1 genome:
GAATTCCTAATTGTGCACATCTCTCAACTTCATCTACCAAAGTTTTTACTGATTTTTCAAACCCATCTTCTTTTGGAGTAGCTAAATTTGGTAAGTATGGCATATGTGCACATGTTGCAAATCTATCAATTTTACTTTCTTTTAATTTTGATTTAAAATTGGTAATGTCATCTTTTGTTAATGTCTTTGCATGCCATCCTCTTGGATTTCTAGTAAAGATTTGAAACGCTGAACATTCTCTTTCTACTGCATTGTCCACTGATTTGTCAATAGATCCTGAAATTGACACATGACAGCCGATCTGCATATTCCAAATTTTATTAAAACATAATTTAAACCAGCATCAAATATACTGAAACCAGATTTTTAAGTAAACTAGGTAATTTACTAGTATGCTGGCACTTGGACAAGATGAAATTGCAAAATACCCATTCTTAGCTGATGCTGGTCAGTATCTGAAAGATAAGGGATTCACCTTAGAACAATTTGGAACAGATCCTGATCTTAAGGAACTGATAACTAAGGCATATGAGAGAATTCAAGTTGCAGCAGATGGCAAGATCTACAAATCTGATCTTATTGGGGATCAGGTCTCAAAAGAAGCAGCACTACCTAGAGAAGTTTTCTCATTTTTACTCGCTATAGTTTTGTTAAAACTAAGTGGTATGCATACTCTAATCAAGAGATTTGCGCTAGCTGAGGCAAGACGAGCTGAAAAATATCTAGAAAAGGACCTAGCAGATATTTCAGATGAATCAAAAAAACAATTAGCAATTAGGGTAATTGATGATTTATTTTCAGTTCAAATAGAAAAACTGGATGATTATTTTGTAATTCCCGTATCTGATTATCTAAAACATTCTATTAATTTTCATGAAAGGGAATGGAAATTAATTAATAGACATGTTGAAAATGGACAAGTCTTTCTTACTCCTCATGAAACTGTGAGATTGATTAGAAAAGAACTTGGTACATACATCAATTCAAAAATAGTAAATGCAAAAACACCAACAATGATTCCTGGCTTTGAAGATTCTGTAAACAAACTTGTAATGTTATCAAAAAAATTCTCAACTTTTACAGTAACAACTGGAGAATATCCTCCATGCATCAAACATGCAATTGACATACTTGAAAAAGGTGAAAATCTTCCACACTCTGGTAGATTTATGTTAGCAACTTTTCTTCTTTCAAAAGGACAATCTGTTCAACAAATTGCACCATTATTCAAGAATGCTCCTGATTATAATGAGCGCGTAACTCTTTACCAACTCAATCATTTAGCTGGAACTTCTGGCAGTGGCACCCAATATTCTTGTCCTTCATGTGAAAAATTAAAAACACAAAGTCTTTGTTTTGCAACATCTGAATGTGATGGCATAATCACTCCACTTCAATTTGGAAAAAAGAGAAAATAATGAATGAAACTGATATAAAATTTCTAGAAAGTGCGTTCAAAAAATATTATTTTGAACAATTCGAATTGATTAGAGTACCAGAACGTACATCTGAAAGAGAATTTGGTTATCAAAAATTCAACTCAGGAATGACACGTCATATTTCAGTCAAAGATGACAAAGAACTGCATTTACTACTAATGCAAAACGTTCCATCTGATGTCTATTGTTCAAATGCATACTATTCATTTCCAAATTTACCTATGAATGAGAAAGATTGGAAGGAAGCTGATCTTATTTTTGATATTGATGCAAAGGATCTTAATCTATCGTGTAGAGGAAATCATACTTTATCAATATGCAATGAATGTCATGAAATTTCAAATAATTCTGAAAAATGTTCAAAATGTAACTCTACAAAATTAGAAAAAAAATCTTTGCCATGTAAGAATTGTATAGACTCTTCAAAAATTGAAGTTAAAAAATTATCAGAAATTCTAACAAATGATCTTTCAGTAAACAAAGATGATATTCAAGTATATTTTTCTGGGAATGAAGGATTTCATATCTATGTTTATAATTCACAATTTCAACAAAATGGTTCTAGAGAAAGATCAGAGCTTGTAGATTACATTATGTTTAATGGTGCAATCCCTGAAAAATTTGGAATGAAAAAATTTAAGCCAAATAGAAATTCTTTTCCAGATTTTGATGAAGCTGGATGGAAAGGACGATTTTCAAAATATGTTTATGGGTCAAAATCAAAAAGATCAAAGATCGTCTCAGAATTACTTTCAAATGGTTATTCATCATTCCAAAAAACTTTGGATGATGTTTCTGAAAATATTGGTACAAAAATTGATCCAAATGTTACAATGGATATTCATAGAATCTTTCGTTTACCAGGCTCTATCAATAGTAAAAGCGGTCTTACAAAAATTCATTGTAAAGACTTGGTAAAATTTGATGCTTATGTCGATTCATCTTTTCTTAGTGATGATAGTGTTGAAGTCTTAGCAAATTGTCCAATTGAGTTTAAATTAAAAAATAAAAAATTTGGGCCATATCATAACGAAAAAGTAAGTGTTCCTACATTTGCTGCAGTCTATATGGTATGCAAAAAACTAGCAACAATAGCCTAATTTTGCTGGTAAGACATTAATTTACCAAATCTTAACTCAACTTGATTTTGTATAGCGCCTCTACTGATAAGCAGACTCCTCCTCCTGATGCTGGAAAATACATCAGATTAGGTATTATTGCAATCATTGGTATTGTTATTTTTGCAATTGTGGGAAATCAGGCAGTTATTTTATCGATGAATTTTACAGAATTTGGCGATCAATTTACCAAGCCTCTCTATTACACACTTGTATCTACTATTATTTTAGCTGCCATTGCATTAGTTCGTGTTAATATCGCTGGACGATCTTCTATTTTCTGGTATGCAATTAATACTGCAATTGGATTTTTAGGTCGAAGTGGACAACAACCAATAACTAATGCTGTACCTAGTTTTAGAGACTACAAATTAAGTTCAGGCCAATTTATTCTCTGGCAAATTACCAAAATTTTCCTCTTTGGTGCATTCTTTGCAAATATCATGTTTGGATTTGCTGCAATGTCGTTTATTGATGGCAATTATCTTGGAATAGAAAATCTACCAAAATTATTTTCATTACCATTTGTAACTCCCGAAACTGATCCAAATTATGCTGCAGAAAACGTAGTTCCAATGATACCTGCATTAGTAATTTTGATACCTCCAATACTTGCTGCAATTGGATTACGTTTAGTTTTGTATGTTGGCTTGCACAGAATAATTAATGTAATCACTTCATTTCTTCAAGACTCTAATGAAGGCAAACCCAGATACCTAAATTATGTTTCTACCATTGAAGGAATAATTGGTATTGGAATACTCTGGGCAGGATTCAATCTCTTTTTCACTGATCAAATCGATTATAACACAAGATATGTCATCGGTGGTACACTTGTTATTGGTTCTGCATTAATTGCATTTTCAGTAGTTGATAGGATTAGAGCACGTGTTCTAAC
This genomic interval carries:
- a CDS encoding DNA primase, whose product is MLALGQDEIAKYPFLADAGQYLKDKGFTLEQFGTDPDLKELITKAYERIQVAADGKIYKSDLIGDQVSKEAALPREVFSFLLAIVLLKLSGMHTLIKRFALAEARRAEKYLEKDLADISDESKKQLAIRVIDDLFSVQIEKLDDYFVIPVSDYLKHSINFHEREWKLINRHVENGQVFLTPHETVRLIRKELGTYINSKIVNAKTPTMIPGFEDSVNKLVMLSKKFSTFTVTTGEYPPCIKHAIDILEKGENLPHSGRFMLATFLLSKGQSVQQIAPLFKNAPDYNERVTLYQLNHLAGTSGSGTQYSCPSCEKLKTQSLCFATSECDGIITPLQFGKKRK
- a CDS encoding DNA primase small subunit domain-containing protein, producing MNETDIKFLESAFKKYYFEQFELIRVPERTSEREFGYQKFNSGMTRHISVKDDKELHLLLMQNVPSDVYCSNAYYSFPNLPMNEKDWKEADLIFDIDAKDLNLSCRGNHTLSICNECHEISNNSEKCSKCNSTKLEKKSLPCKNCIDSSKIEVKKLSEILTNDLSVNKDDIQVYFSGNEGFHIYVYNSQFQQNGSRERSELVDYIMFNGAIPEKFGMKKFKPNRNSFPDFDEAGWKGRFSKYVYGSKSKRSKIVSELLSNGYSSFQKTLDDVSENIGTKIDPNVTMDIHRIFRLPGSINSKSGLTKIHCKDLVKFDAYVDSSFLSDDSVEVLANCPIEFKLKNKKFGPYHNEKVSVPTFAAVYMVCKKLATIA